In Nicotiana tabacum cultivar K326 chromosome 19, ASM71507v2, whole genome shotgun sequence, one DNA window encodes the following:
- the LOC142173477 gene encoding uncharacterized protein LOC142173477: protein MKKRLEDAKGLWPEALPRVLLAHRMTPKTSTREIPYSLIYGTEAVILVEVREQSLRYTNESGNNNDENRRQDFGEIEERSDMAYIIMVAQKQQAEHYYNRKAKVRLLKIGDYVLKAKTKAGKDPQ from the coding sequence atgaagaagagACTCGAAGATGCTAAGGGACTATGGCCTGAGGCACTTCCAAGAGTGTTGTTGGCACATAGGATGACCCCAAAAACAAGCACAAGAGAAATACCTTACTCCTTAATCTATGGGACTGAAGCGGTCATACTGGTTGAAGTAAGAGAACAAAGCCTAAGATACACCAATGAGAGCGGCAACAACAACGACGAGAACAGAAGACAAGACTTTGGAGAGATCGAGGAGCGAAGTGACATGGCGTATATAATAATGGTCGCACAGAAACAGCAAGCAGAACACTATTACAACAGAAAGGCCAAGGTACGGTTACTCAAGATTGGGGACTACGTGCTCAAAGCCAAGACCAAAGCAGGAAAAGATCCCCAATAA